Proteins from a single region of Bacteroidales bacterium:
- the mtnA gene encoding S-methyl-5-thioribose-1-phosphate isomerase: protein MRINGTHYRSIWMGKDPGLVYVIDQRYLPFEFRILPLRTAKDAYHAISEMAVRGAPLIGATAAFGLYLAAFGSGPDRWWEELEEAAERLISARPTAVNLKYAVNLLMEQVSFPASRASMIKELFHLSIRFAEDEVIRSRRIGEHGLRLIREIHEATSRPVNILTHCNAGWLACVDYGTATAPIYLAHDQGIPVHVWVDETRPRNQGARLTAYELGEHGVPHTLIVDNAGGHLMQRGKVDLVLVGSDRTTRTGDVANKIGTYLKALAAKDNGIPFYAALPSSTIDFDLVEGSRIEIENRDPEELTRMQGISLETGDPLTVRIYPEGSVTANPGFDVTPARLVSGLITEKGICEASEKGIKSLFKRQGPHA from the coding sequence ATGCGAATCAACGGAACCCATTACCGGAGCATCTGGATGGGAAAGGATCCCGGGCTTGTTTATGTCATCGATCAGCGTTACCTGCCTTTTGAATTTCGCATCCTTCCATTGAGAACGGCGAAGGATGCTTATCATGCCATATCTGAGATGGCAGTGAGGGGGGCGCCACTGATCGGGGCAACAGCTGCTTTTGGACTCTATCTGGCAGCATTTGGAAGCGGTCCTGATCGCTGGTGGGAAGAGTTGGAGGAAGCAGCGGAAAGGCTTATCTCCGCCAGGCCAACGGCAGTAAACCTGAAGTATGCCGTGAACCTTTTGATGGAGCAAGTGAGTTTTCCGGCTTCGCGTGCGTCCATGATTAAAGAGTTGTTTCATCTCTCCATTCGTTTTGCCGAAGATGAGGTAATCCGAAGCAGGAGAATCGGGGAGCATGGCCTGAGATTAATCAGGGAAATCCATGAGGCTACTTCCCGGCCCGTTAATATTCTGACCCACTGCAACGCCGGTTGGCTGGCCTGTGTGGATTACGGGACCGCCACGGCACCCATTTACCTGGCGCACGACCAGGGGATCCCGGTTCATGTGTGGGTAGACGAAACCCGGCCCAGGAACCAGGGAGCCCGTTTGACCGCCTATGAACTGGGTGAGCATGGGGTGCCACATACCCTGATCGTTGATAATGCGGGAGGACACCTGATGCAGCGGGGGAAGGTCGACCTGGTGCTGGTGGGAAGCGACCGCACCACCCGGACCGGGGATGTGGCCAATAAGATAGGCACCTATCTGAAAGCCCTGGCCGCAAAGGATAACGGAATCCCCTTTTACGCGGCCCTTCCTTCCTCGACCATCGATTTTGACCTTGTAGAAGGATCCAGAATTGAGATCGAGAACCGCGACCCGGAAGAGCTGACCCGGATGCAGGGAATTAGCCTGGAGACCGGGGATCCCCTGACTGTAAGAATCTATCCGGAAGGATCAGTAACGGCAAATCCGGGTTTTGATGTAACACCTGCCAGACTTGTAAGCGGACTGATCACAGAGAAAGGCATCTGTGAGGCGTCGGAGAAAGGAATCAAATCGCTGTTTAAAAGGCAGGGACCACATGCATAG